A genomic region of Pseudomonas sp. RSB 5.4 contains the following coding sequences:
- a CDS encoding serine/threonine protein phosphatase produces the protein MKYHVRSVAGRARRTNHDFAGALCDGENGVFVITDGTSRVGSGQLAESFVKDVLEVWSKHFDHGLDIPECEAVEQVLLSILADLHPVLFASHTGATCYVVGVAAHGKLTLAYEGDCSCGVVTPAGAIEWITSPHCKANWRRDRSHSELAQDPARNRVTRCLKASRAPNPDFVFHSLTLRERLVFATDGFWAELTELQQSYLLAAPDGSCIDVEDDITWIDVQL, from the coding sequence ATGAAATACCACGTCAGATCGGTAGCAGGGCGAGCCAGGAGAACCAACCATGACTTTGCTGGAGCGCTCTGTGATGGAGAAAACGGCGTATTTGTTATCACGGACGGTACATCGAGGGTTGGCAGTGGCCAGTTGGCTGAGTCCTTTGTGAAAGATGTTTTAGAGGTCTGGTCAAAACACTTTGATCACGGCCTCGATATTCCTGAGTGCGAAGCTGTTGAACAGGTACTGCTTTCTATACTGGCCGACCTCCACCCCGTTTTGTTTGCAAGTCACACAGGCGCCACTTGTTATGTGGTGGGTGTCGCTGCTCATGGGAAACTCACGCTTGCGTATGAGGGTGATTGTTCGTGCGGTGTTGTGACGCCAGCAGGAGCGATCGAATGGATTACGTCGCCCCACTGTAAGGCTAACTGGAGGCGCGACCGTTCCCACTCCGAGCTGGCGCAAGATCCGGCTCGAAACCGGGTGACTCGATGCTTGAAGGCGAGTCGCGCACCGAACCCTGACTTTGTGTTTCATTCATTGACCCTAAGAGAACGACTGGTATTTGCAACCGATGGCTTTTGGGCGGAGCTAACCGAGTTACAGCAAAGCTACTTGCTAGCAGCGCCGGATGGCAGCTGTATCGATGTAGAAGATGACATCACGTGGATAGATGTTCAGCTTTAG
- a CDS encoding DUF3077 domain-containing protein: MSKQSPSSPSDLTTVGFTSFLYNSDLALFNVRSGVPVIDALSQASDLLFLAKSSAEDAAFIKDTDRHAWAAHYLTVMGKALIDDVIQALMPRPARTKTESEEELPESH, from the coding sequence ATGAGCAAACAAAGTCCTTCATCACCTTCGGACCTCACAACCGTCGGCTTTACCTCTTTCCTCTACAACTCGGATCTGGCGCTATTCAACGTCCGCTCCGGTGTCCCCGTCATTGATGCACTGTCGCAAGCTTCCGATCTGCTATTCCTCGCCAAATCCTCCGCCGAGGACGCTGCCTTCATCAAAGACACCGACCGCCATGCCTGGGCTGCGCATTACCTGACGGTAATGGGCAAAGCCTTGATTGATGACGTGATCCAAGCGCTGATGCCGCGACCTGCGCGGACGAAGACCGAATCTGAAGAAGAATTGCCTGAAAGCCACTGA
- a CDS encoding MarR family transcriptional regulator, with the protein MKSQDILLLFKMTSLHAQEENLLGVMESESNSNRVEELLKPYVVSQMTAGGRVGQPLVTYSTDGVDTVFRRQDFDSPLDDEAGWEGWSEPVAVPPLASWSEGYSLRALSASLGLSKSEVSNSIARCRVSGLLTNDYDTGLPKVNRRQLLNITEHALKYFFPVKPGAMVRGIPTGFAAPALSKSIKSAGGLIPVWPDALGAERGQAIEPLYKTVPEAVKRDRTLYHYLALADAIRLGGPRECGVAVDILKAGMGLK; encoded by the coding sequence ATGAAGAGTCAAGACATTTTGCTTTTGTTCAAGATGACCAGCCTTCACGCTCAGGAGGAAAACCTCCTTGGGGTAATGGAGTCGGAGTCAAATTCGAACAGAGTCGAGGAGTTGTTGAAGCCCTACGTGGTCAGTCAAATGACGGCGGGCGGTCGGGTGGGGCAACCATTGGTCACCTACTCCACCGACGGTGTAGATACTGTATTCCGCCGACAGGATTTCGATTCGCCCTTGGACGATGAGGCGGGGTGGGAAGGGTGGTCGGAGCCGGTAGCTGTTCCGCCACTGGCGAGCTGGAGTGAAGGTTACTCGTTGCGTGCGTTGTCTGCTTCACTTGGGCTAAGCAAGAGCGAAGTTTCAAATTCCATCGCCAGGTGTCGTGTGTCCGGGCTGCTCACCAATGACTATGACACCGGACTTCCAAAAGTTAACCGGCGGCAGTTACTAAACATCACCGAGCACGCTCTGAAATACTTTTTCCCTGTAAAGCCCGGGGCAATGGTTCGCGGCATCCCGACGGGTTTTGCAGCACCGGCACTGTCCAAAAGTATCAAAAGTGCTGGCGGACTGATTCCGGTTTGGCCAGATGCACTTGGAGCGGAGCGTGGACAGGCGATAGAGCCGCTCTACAAGACAGTGCCGGAAGCGGTGAAGCGGGACAGGACCCTTTACCACTATCTTGCGCTTGCTGATGCAATCCGCCTTGGAGGTCCGCGAGAGTGTGGTGTTGCGGTCGACATTCTAAAAGCAGGGATGGGACTGAAATAA
- a CDS encoding ISL3 family transposase, translating to MRDINTFLPFWEGFSVVNIKPDGDALQIELIPHATRFPSCGGCQKPCSTTHEYCERTVRDLPILGRAVRLSVLLRRVVCRDCGKRMEAVSWLDRYARMTRRLAEAVIQACERLPTLHVAQLFGLHWDTVRLLERRALQAALSILPTAQPRRLVMDEFALFKGHRYASVVLDADTRRVLWIGEGRSRAAVRPFFEELGPEGCARIEAVAMDMNTAFDLEVRQHCPNARVIYDLFHVVAKYGREVIDRVRVDEANRLRHDKPARKVIKQARWLLLRNPQNLKTPEQQVRLEDLLAANQALMTVYLMKAELKTLWTPSTAWGWRSAWKQWLRHAHESEIPALIQFATRLKGYWRGIVSRVRWPMHTGQLEGINNRIKVIKRMAYGYRDSEFFFMKIKSVFPGNP from the coding sequence ATGCGCGATATTAATACTTTCCTTCCGTTTTGGGAGGGCTTTTCTGTCGTCAACATCAAGCCTGATGGTGACGCCCTACAGATCGAACTGATTCCCCACGCCACCCGATTTCCTTCCTGTGGCGGCTGCCAGAAACCCTGTTCAACCACACATGAGTATTGCGAACGAACCGTCCGCGATTTACCGATTCTCGGCCGTGCGGTGCGCCTCAGCGTGTTGCTCAGGCGTGTTGTCTGTCGTGACTGTGGTAAACGTATGGAGGCCGTCAGTTGGCTGGACCGCTATGCCCGCATGACGCGGCGTTTGGCCGAGGCGGTCATTCAGGCCTGCGAACGCCTCCCCACACTGCACGTGGCTCAACTGTTCGGGCTGCATTGGGACACCGTACGGTTGCTGGAGCGTCGAGCCTTGCAAGCGGCGTTGAGCATTTTGCCAACGGCACAACCGCGACGTCTGGTGATGGACGAATTCGCCCTGTTCAAAGGTCATCGTTACGCCAGCGTGGTGCTGGATGCGGATACACGCCGCGTGCTGTGGATCGGTGAAGGCCGCAGCCGAGCAGCGGTCAGGCCCTTCTTCGAAGAGCTGGGGCCCGAGGGATGCGCACGCATCGAAGCGGTGGCGATGGACATGAATACCGCTTTTGACCTGGAGGTTCGCCAGCACTGTCCCAACGCGCGAGTGATCTACGACCTCTTCCATGTAGTGGCCAAATATGGCCGAGAGGTGATTGATCGGGTCCGCGTTGACGAGGCTAACCGGTTGCGTCACGACAAGCCGGCCCGCAAGGTCATCAAGCAGGCGCGATGGCTGTTGCTGCGCAATCCGCAGAACTTGAAAACGCCGGAACAACAGGTCCGCCTGGAGGATCTGCTGGCGGCCAATCAAGCGTTGATGACGGTCTACTTGATGAAGGCTGAACTCAAAACACTCTGGACCCCGAGTACTGCCTGGGGTTGGCGATCGGCCTGGAAGCAATGGCTGCGCCATGCGCATGAAAGCGAAATTCCAGCTCTGATCCAGTTCGCCACACGGCTAAAGGGTTACTGGCGGGGCATCGTGAGCCGGGTTCGCTGGCCGATGCACACCGGTCAGTTGGAAGGAATAAACAATCGAATAAAGGTCATCAAGCGGATGGCGTACGGTTACCGGGATAGCGAATTCTTTTTCATGAAGATCAAGAGCGTCTTTCCCGGTAATCCGTGA